The Elusimicrobiaceae bacterium genome includes a window with the following:
- a CDS encoding TolC family protein has translation MEYGVRFSNLINDTLTLESAIRLGLENNNRFLAARQEIIIAEQKVKEAKFQFLPQLALQGTATWYDLDYPMVLPESVANRFIPSNDLLADNTKQQLFGAGVTATQYLYAGGRLRNTLKMAQANLKQAQSKYETVKNAIVRDIKQSFYTLLYAQENAALAQTVQTKASDYYRSMRPTSWEKIRAQYLVSNISSQKNIADHELQKAQLSMLVALNKELNSHITVKGDFKPVLIDLDLPHLNLWSMEFRPELKTAIYALELDSLAIDLALSRKYPDIILMGSYERMGVEDLDDENKQVSLAVRLPLSYNLFTQSTRRKAEQQQSTLRRAAIEDSIRVQVAENFAEMKFWQTEVIDRQNTWNEMQDTLKRTEKSFRPNVEALEALQTYYHMGKSYYEAILRNLVAKAGLEWAIGQDL, from the coding sequence ATGGAATATGGAGTACGCTTTTCCAATTTAATTAATGATACTTTAACACTCGAGAGCGCGATTCGCTTGGGACTAGAAAATAACAATCGTTTTTTAGCGGCCCGCCAAGAAATCATTATCGCGGAGCAAAAAGTTAAAGAAGCTAAATTTCAATTTTTGCCTCAACTGGCCCTGCAAGGAACCGCCACATGGTATGATTTGGATTACCCGATGGTGCTGCCGGAATCGGTAGCCAACCGCTTTATCCCCAGTAATGACTTGTTAGCCGATAATACCAAGCAGCAGCTCTTCGGGGCAGGAGTTACCGCCACCCAGTATTTATACGCCGGTGGCCGCTTACGCAATACGCTTAAGATGGCTCAAGCCAACTTAAAACAAGCACAAAGCAAATACGAAACCGTCAAAAATGCCATCGTGCGGGATATCAAACAATCTTTTTACACTCTCTTATATGCCCAAGAAAATGCCGCACTGGCCCAAACTGTACAAACAAAGGCATCCGACTATTACCGTTCCATGCGTCCTACCTCGTGGGAAAAAATACGAGCGCAATACTTGGTTTCCAATATCTCTTCCCAAAAAAACATAGCAGACCATGAATTACAAAAAGCCCAACTGTCTATGCTCGTGGCCTTGAATAAAGAACTCAATTCCCACATTACTGTAAAAGGCGATTTCAAACCCGTATTAATTGATTTGGATTTGCCGCATCTTAACTTATGGTCCATGGAATTTCGCCCCGAATTAAAAACAGCTATTTATGCATTGGAATTGGATAGTTTGGCCATTGATTTGGCCTTGTCACGCAAGTACCCGGACATTATTTTGATGGGCAGCTATGAAAGAATGGGAGTAGAAGATTTGGATGATGAAAACAAACAAGTATCTTTAGCTGTTCGGTTGCCCTTGTCCTACAATCTATTTACGCAATCTACGCGTCGTAAGGCAGAACAACAACAAAGCACCTTACGCCGTGCCGCCATTGAAGATAGCATTCGGGTGCAAGTAGCTGAAAATTTTGCGGAAATGAAATTCTGGCAAACTGAAGTTATCGATCGCCAAAACACTTGGAATGAAATGCAAGACACTTTGAAACGCACCGAAAAATCTTTCCGCCCGAATGTAGAGGCCCTGGAAGCCTTGCAAACCTATTACCATATGGGAAAATCGTATTACGAAGCCATACTCCGTAATTTAGTAGCCAAAGCAGGATTGGAATGGGCTATCGGCCAAGATTTATAA